The proteins below come from a single Arthrobacter crystallopoietes genomic window:
- a CDS encoding NRAMP family divalent metal transporter, which yields MEKTKPAKVRPNLQRTALLGAMFLMATSAIGPGFITQTTVFTVQLGAAFAFAILLSILVDIAVQLNVWRIIGISGLRAHELGNKVLPGVGWFLAVLVFLGGLVFNIGNIAGTGLGVNAMMGLDPKLGGAISAGIAILIFLSKWAGYALDRIVVLLGAVMILLMIYVAIVAAPPLGEALKNTFLPEKVDFLVITTLIGGTVGGYITYAGAHRMLDSGATGVEHVKEITRSSVLGILVTGVMRVLLFLAILGVVAGGVTLTSNNMAAEAFGAAAGEIGMRMFGIVLWAAALTSVVGAAYTSVSFVTHTGTSDRKRSLITVAFIAFCAVVYLFLGQAPQQLLIFAGGFNGLILPVGFGVLLWVAWRRRDLLHGYSYPKWLLAVGIAAWLLTLFLGWNSLAGLAAIWS from the coding sequence ATGGAAAAAACGAAACCGGCCAAGGTGCGGCCGAATCTCCAGCGCACCGCGCTGCTGGGCGCCATGTTCCTCATGGCCACCAGCGCCATCGGCCCGGGCTTCATCACCCAGACCACTGTCTTCACGGTGCAGTTGGGCGCGGCGTTCGCCTTCGCCATCCTGCTCTCGATCCTCGTGGACATCGCCGTCCAGCTGAATGTGTGGCGCATTATCGGCATCTCCGGACTGCGGGCCCATGAACTCGGCAACAAGGTGCTGCCTGGAGTCGGCTGGTTCCTGGCCGTGCTGGTGTTCCTCGGCGGCCTGGTGTTCAACATCGGCAACATCGCCGGTACGGGCCTGGGCGTCAACGCCATGATGGGCCTGGATCCCAAGCTCGGCGGTGCCATCTCCGCCGGCATCGCTATCCTGATCTTCCTCTCCAAGTGGGCGGGCTACGCCCTGGACCGGATTGTGGTGCTGCTCGGCGCAGTAATGATCCTCCTGATGATCTACGTGGCTATTGTCGCCGCCCCGCCGCTGGGCGAGGCGCTGAAGAATACATTCCTGCCCGAAAAGGTCGACTTCCTGGTCATCACGACATTGATCGGCGGAACCGTCGGCGGCTACATCACGTATGCCGGCGCCCACCGCATGCTGGACTCCGGGGCCACCGGCGTGGAGCATGTCAAGGAAATTACGCGCAGCTCGGTCCTGGGAATCCTGGTCACCGGCGTGATGCGCGTACTGCTCTTCCTGGCCATCCTCGGCGTCGTCGCCGGCGGGGTGACCCTGACCAGCAACAACATGGCGGCCGAGGCCTTCGGTGCAGCCGCCGGCGAAATCGGCATGCGCATGTTCGGCATCGTGCTCTGGGCCGCCGCCCTGACCTCCGTGGTCGGCGCCGCCTACACCTCCGTTTCCTTCGTGACGCACACGGGGACCTCGGATCGCAAGCGCAGCCTCATCACCGTCGCCTTCATCGCATTCTGCGCCGTGGTCTACCTCTTCCTGGGCCAGGCGCCGCAGCAACTGCTGATCTTTGCCGGCGGATTCAACGGCCTGATCCTGCCGGTCGGCTTCGGGGTGCTGCTCTGGGTGGCCTGGCGGCGGCGCGACCTGCTGCACGGCTATTCGTACCCGAAGTGGCTGCTGGCGGTGGGCATCGCGGCCTGGCTGCTGACCCTGTTCCTGGGATGGAATTCCCTGGCCGGTCTCGCGGCGATCTGGAGCTAG
- a CDS encoding aspartate aminotransferase family protein, translating into MSITTDSPLTEAELASAKRAYELDRKHVFHSWSAQEQLKPMVITRAEGSYVWDGEGNKLLDFSSQLVNTNIGHQHPKVVAAIQEQAGKLCTVAPQHANDARSEAARLVAELTPGDLNRIFFTNGGADAVEHAIRMARLHTGKYKVLSAYRSYHGGTALAVNVTGDPRRIPNDYGNAGTVHFHAPFLYRTQFHSATEAEECQRALEHLETAIQLEGASNIAAIILESIPGTAGIMVPPPGYLQGVRDLATKYGIIYIADEVMSGFGRAGKWFAIDHFDVAPDLLTFAKGVTSGYVPLGGIAISEEIYSTFAQRPYPGGLTYSGHPLASAAAVATINAMRDESMVENAASLGESVVAPALARMAERHPSIGEVRGTGMFWAIELVKNAATREPLAPYGASSPEMNELIGACKSRGLLPFANFNRIHVVPPLNINAEDLQAGLAILDEVFDLADAHVEG; encoded by the coding sequence ATGAGCATCACCACCGATTCCCCGCTCACCGAGGCGGAACTGGCGTCCGCGAAGCGGGCGTATGAACTGGACCGCAAGCACGTCTTCCACTCCTGGTCCGCGCAGGAGCAGCTCAAGCCCATGGTCATCACCCGGGCGGAGGGCTCATACGTCTGGGACGGCGAGGGAAACAAGCTGCTGGACTTCTCCTCGCAGCTGGTCAACACCAACATCGGCCACCAGCACCCCAAGGTGGTCGCGGCCATCCAAGAGCAGGCCGGCAAGCTGTGCACCGTCGCGCCGCAGCACGCCAATGACGCGCGCTCCGAGGCTGCCCGCCTCGTTGCCGAGCTTACGCCGGGGGACCTGAACCGGATCTTCTTCACCAACGGCGGGGCCGACGCGGTGGAGCACGCCATCCGCATGGCGCGGCTGCACACGGGCAAGTACAAGGTGCTCTCCGCGTACCGGTCCTACCACGGCGGTACCGCGCTGGCCGTGAACGTCACCGGCGACCCGCGGCGGATCCCCAACGACTACGGCAACGCCGGCACGGTGCACTTCCACGCCCCATTCCTCTACCGCACCCAGTTCCACTCGGCCACGGAGGCGGAGGAATGCCAGCGCGCGCTGGAGCACTTGGAAACCGCCATCCAGCTGGAGGGCGCGTCCAACATCGCCGCGATCATCCTGGAGTCCATCCCGGGAACCGCCGGGATCATGGTGCCGCCGCCGGGCTACCTGCAGGGCGTGCGCGACCTGGCCACCAAGTACGGCATCATCTACATCGCCGACGAGGTCATGTCCGGTTTCGGGCGCGCCGGGAAGTGGTTTGCCATCGACCACTTCGACGTGGCGCCGGACCTGCTCACCTTCGCCAAGGGCGTGACCTCCGGGTACGTCCCCCTGGGCGGCATAGCCATCTCCGAGGAGATCTACTCCACCTTCGCGCAGCGGCCCTACCCGGGCGGGCTGACCTACTCCGGCCACCCGCTGGCTTCCGCGGCGGCCGTCGCCACGATCAATGCCATGCGCGATGAATCGATGGTGGAGAACGCGGCCTCGCTCGGCGAGAGCGTGGTGGCACCGGCGCTGGCCCGCATGGCGGAACGGCACCCGAGCATCGGCGAGGTCCGGGGCACCGGAATGTTCTGGGCGATCGAACTGGTCAAGAACGCGGCCACGCGTGAGCCGTTGGCCCCGTACGGTGCGTCGAGTCCGGAGATGAACGAGCTGATCGGGGCGTGCAAGTCCCGTGGCCTGCTGCCGTTCGCCAACTTCAACCGGATCCACGTGGTACCGCCGCTGAACATCAACGCCGAGGACCTCCAGGCAGGCCTGGCCATTCTCGACGAGGTGTTCGACCTCGCGGACGCCCACGTGGAGGGCTGA
- a CDS encoding CoA-acylating methylmalonate-semialdehyde dehydrogenase: MKTVQHWINGAETAPATGSRLADVTNPATGKVTSKVALASASTVNDAVAAATAAFPLWRDTSLAKRVQILFNFRELLNARKPELAAIITAEHGKVLDDALGEISRGQEVVEFACGIPHLLKGGYTENASTKVDVHSVRQPVGPAAIISPFNFPAMVPMWFFPVAIAAGNTVVLKPSEKDPTAANWMAELWKEAGLPEGVFNVVHGDKEAVDTLLQHQDIKSVSFVGSTPIAQYVYQQGTATGKRVQALGGAKNHMLVLPDADLDLAADAAVNAGYGAAGERCMAISAIVAVESIADELVAKIAERTRTLRIGDGTRGADMGPLVTAAHREKVAGYIDAGEAAGATMVLDGRTVTPDAEGDGFFLAPTLFDNVTPDMSIYTDEIFGPVLSVVRVPSYDEGLALINANPYGNGTAIFTNDGGAARRFENEIEVGMVGINVPIPVPMAYYSFGGWKNSLFGDSHAHGAEGVHFFTRGKVVTSRWLDPSHGGINLGFPQNS; this comes from the coding sequence ATGAAGACTGTTCAGCACTGGATCAACGGAGCCGAGACCGCGCCGGCCACCGGCTCGCGCCTCGCCGACGTGACCAATCCCGCCACCGGCAAGGTGACCTCAAAGGTGGCCCTGGCCAGTGCCAGCACGGTGAATGATGCGGTTGCTGCGGCGACGGCGGCGTTCCCGCTCTGGCGCGACACGTCCCTGGCCAAGCGGGTGCAGATCCTCTTCAACTTCCGCGAGCTGCTGAACGCCCGCAAGCCCGAACTGGCCGCCATTATCACCGCCGAGCACGGCAAGGTCCTCGACGACGCACTTGGCGAGATCTCCCGCGGCCAGGAGGTGGTGGAGTTCGCCTGCGGCATTCCGCACCTGCTCAAGGGCGGCTACACCGAGAACGCCTCCACCAAGGTGGACGTCCACTCCGTCCGCCAGCCGGTGGGTCCGGCCGCGATCATCTCGCCGTTCAACTTCCCGGCGATGGTGCCGATGTGGTTCTTCCCGGTGGCCATCGCCGCCGGCAACACCGTGGTCCTCAAACCCAGCGAAAAGGATCCGACCGCGGCGAACTGGATGGCCGAACTGTGGAAGGAAGCCGGCCTGCCCGAGGGCGTCTTCAACGTAGTGCACGGTGACAAGGAAGCCGTGGACACCCTGCTGCAGCACCAGGACATCAAGTCCGTGTCCTTTGTCGGTTCCACGCCGATCGCACAGTACGTCTACCAGCAGGGCACCGCCACCGGAAAGCGCGTGCAGGCCCTGGGCGGCGCGAAGAACCACATGCTGGTCCTGCCCGATGCGGACCTGGACCTGGCTGCCGATGCAGCGGTCAACGCCGGTTACGGTGCCGCCGGTGAACGCTGCATGGCGATCTCCGCGATCGTCGCCGTGGAGTCCATCGCGGACGAACTCGTGGCCAAGATCGCCGAACGCACCCGCACCCTGCGGATCGGCGACGGCACGCGCGGCGCCGACATGGGCCCGCTGGTCACCGCCGCGCACCGCGAAAAGGTGGCCGGCTACATCGACGCCGGCGAGGCCGCCGGCGCCACCATGGTCCTCGACGGCCGCACCGTGACCCCGGATGCCGAGGGCGACGGATTCTTCCTCGCCCCCACCCTGTTCGATAACGTCACGCCGGACATGTCCATCTACACCGACGAGATCTTCGGCCCGGTGCTCTCCGTGGTCCGCGTGCCCAGCTACGACGAGGGCCTGGCGCTCATCAACGCCAACCCGTACGGCAACGGCACCGCGATTTTCACGAACGACGGCGGGGCCGCCCGCCGCTTCGAGAACGAGATCGAGGTCGGTATGGTCGGCATCAACGTACCCATCCCCGTGCCGATGGCGTACTACTCCTTCGGCGGCTGGAAGAACTCGCTCTTCGGCGACAGCCACGCCCACGGCGCCGAAGGCGTGCACTTCTTCACCCGCGGCAAGGTGGTCACCTCCCGCTGGCTCGACCCGAGCCACGGCGGTATCAACCTTGGCTTCCCGCAGAACTCTTGA
- a CDS encoding carboxyltransferase domain-containing protein, whose translation MSITGLRFAGTRALLVELSSLDSVLALHAHLLGSPLPGQIDVLAAASTVLIKCDTRAHALKARVAVERLEIGAAPAASGEIVEIPVNYDGEDLAEVARLTGLSPEGVVNAHTGQLWTAAFGGFAPGFAYLVGEDHVLDVPRRDTPRTAVPAGAVALASGYSAVYPRKSPGGWQLIGHTSTVMWDLDRADPALIRPQDRVRFVPARESVAAVAEATGLHTEGLQPEQAGTQRGPAVQQQSVPLTADEPQQSGTTASALEIVSPGLRSLLQDLGRPGLGDLGVSASGAVDQPAARQANRLVGNGSGEAVIENLFGSLVLRARGDQVLAVTGARVELTISPAGRRPPQDAPFALLDGETLALGPATTGLQAYVAVRGGIEVVSVLGSRSTDTLSGLGPAPLAAGSVLPVGRTTNRHVVGAAEPSALRVAAGEVATLRITAGPRDDWFGPAGLGRLTGQKWLASSASDRIGLRLELPDGAKGAATPAPLARIRDGELKSEGVVAGSLQVPPSGLPVLFLADHPVTGGYPVIAAVVPEDLPVAAQLPPGTTIRFVLVDPDTLQPAGTPGATTSEEGPRP comes from the coding sequence GTGAGCATCACGGGGCTCCGTTTCGCCGGCACGCGCGCCCTGCTCGTTGAGCTGTCCAGCCTCGACTCAGTGCTGGCCCTGCACGCGCACCTGCTCGGCTCTCCGCTGCCCGGCCAGATCGATGTGCTTGCCGCCGCGAGCACCGTGCTGATCAAATGCGACACCCGCGCCCATGCGCTCAAGGCGCGCGTCGCAGTCGAACGTCTGGAAATCGGTGCCGCGCCCGCAGCATCGGGGGAGATTGTGGAAATCCCGGTAAATTACGACGGCGAGGACCTCGCCGAGGTCGCGCGGCTCACCGGCCTCAGCCCCGAGGGCGTGGTCAATGCGCATACCGGGCAGCTCTGGACCGCGGCCTTCGGCGGCTTCGCCCCGGGCTTTGCCTACCTCGTGGGTGAAGACCACGTGCTCGATGTGCCGCGCCGGGACACCCCGCGCACCGCGGTGCCTGCAGGCGCCGTGGCGCTCGCCAGTGGCTATTCGGCGGTGTACCCGCGCAAGTCTCCCGGCGGCTGGCAGCTGATAGGGCATACCAGCACCGTGATGTGGGATCTGGACCGCGCTGATCCGGCGCTGATCCGCCCGCAGGACCGGGTCCGGTTTGTGCCCGCACGCGAATCCGTCGCTGCGGTGGCCGAAGCAACCGGGCTGCACACCGAAGGCCTGCAGCCCGAGCAGGCAGGGACGCAGCGGGGGCCCGCGGTGCAACAACAGTCCGTGCCGCTGACAGCGGACGAGCCCCAGCAGTCCGGCACTACTGCTTCAGCCCTCGAAATAGTCTCCCCGGGCCTGCGCTCGCTGTTGCAGGATCTGGGCCGGCCGGGTCTGGGCGACCTCGGCGTGAGCGCGTCCGGCGCGGTGGACCAGCCGGCCGCCCGCCAGGCCAACAGGCTGGTCGGCAACGGCAGCGGGGAGGCTGTGATCGAGAACCTGTTCGGCTCCCTGGTGCTGCGCGCCCGCGGCGACCAGGTGCTGGCGGTCACGGGAGCCCGCGTGGAACTGACCATCAGTCCGGCCGGACGCCGGCCGCCCCAGGATGCACCCTTTGCACTGCTCGACGGCGAAACTCTGGCCCTCGGCCCCGCAACCACCGGCCTGCAGGCGTATGTCGCCGTGCGTGGCGGGATCGAGGTGGTGTCGGTGCTCGGCAGCCGCTCCACCGATACGTTGTCCGGCCTCGGACCCGCGCCGCTGGCCGCCGGTTCGGTGCTGCCTGTCGGTAGAACCACCAACCGGCACGTGGTTGGTGCCGCGGAGCCGTCAGCGCTGCGCGTTGCGGCCGGCGAAGTAGCCACGCTTCGCATCACGGCAGGCCCCCGCGATGATTGGTTCGGCCCGGCCGGGCTCGGACGGCTGACCGGCCAGAAGTGGCTGGCCAGCTCCGCCTCGGACCGGATCGGCCTGCGCCTGGAACTCCCCGATGGCGCGAAGGGCGCGGCAACACCCGCACCGCTGGCACGGATCCGCGACGGCGAGCTGAAGAGCGAAGGCGTTGTCGCCGGCTCGTTGCAGGTTCCGCCCTCCGGTCTGCCGGTGCTCTTCCTCGCCGATCATCCGGTGACCGGCGGGTATCCGGTGATTGCCGCCGTCGTACCTGAGGATCTGCCGGTGGCGGCGCAGCTGCCGCCCGGAACCACCATCCGCTTTGTCCTGGTCGACCCGGACACCCTGCAGCCCGCCGGCACGCCCGGCGCCACGACTTCCGAGGAAGGACCCCGTCCATGA
- a CDS encoding LamB/YcsF family protein translates to MAFIDLNSDVGESFGNWQMGDDAAIFRSVSSANVACGFHAGDPSTIAQTCRDAVAAGVTIGAHVGYRDLAGFGRRFLDCTPTELADDVLYQLGALQALARAAGADIRYVKPHGALYNTIVHHEGHAQAVVDAVQAFGTDLPLLLLPGSLALAKAEAAGLRGVAEAFADRAYNPDGTLVSRREAGAVLHDPEVVVANMVRLAQSGEIVAVDGSVVKVQAESICVHGDTPGSVAMAAAVRTGLETAGVGVRSFA, encoded by the coding sequence ATGGCTTTTATTGACTTGAACAGCGACGTCGGAGAATCCTTCGGCAACTGGCAGATGGGCGACGACGCCGCCATCTTCCGTTCCGTGTCCAGCGCCAATGTGGCCTGCGGCTTCCACGCCGGCGATCCGAGCACCATCGCCCAAACCTGCCGGGACGCGGTAGCCGCCGGAGTTACCATCGGCGCCCACGTCGGCTACCGCGATCTGGCCGGCTTCGGCCGGCGGTTCCTGGACTGCACTCCGACCGAGTTGGCCGACGACGTGCTCTACCAGCTGGGCGCGCTGCAGGCGCTGGCCCGCGCGGCGGGGGCGGACATCCGCTACGTGAAGCCGCACGGCGCGCTGTACAACACGATCGTCCACCACGAGGGCCACGCCCAGGCCGTGGTCGACGCGGTTCAGGCGTTCGGGACAGACCTGCCGTTGCTGCTGCTGCCGGGCTCGCTGGCGCTGGCCAAGGCCGAGGCCGCCGGGCTCCGCGGAGTAGCCGAAGCCTTCGCAGACCGCGCGTACAACCCGGACGGCACGCTGGTTTCCCGCCGCGAAGCCGGCGCGGTGCTCCACGATCCGGAGGTCGTCGTCGCGAACATGGTCCGGTTGGCACAGTCCGGCGAGATCGTCGCCGTTGACGGCTCCGTGGTCAAAGTCCAGGCCGAGAGCATCTGCGTGCACGGGGACACCCCTGGCTCAGTAGCCATGGCAGCCGCCGTGCGCACCGGCCTGGAGACCGCGGGCGTCGGCGTCCGGAGCTTCGCGTGA
- a CDS encoding putative hydro-lyase: protein MKDLQNLENLDAGATSPAHRGALSPAEARAMFRSGLAVPTAGWSRGYAQANLMIVPRELAFDVLLFAQRNPKPCPILGVLDAGEVTGPLLAGGDIRTDVPRYTVYLDGQKVAEPTDISEYWRDDLVTFIVGCSFTFESALREGGISIAHIDQNVNVPMYKTNVRCDPAGSISGPLVVSMRPIPASRVADAVRITSRYPAVHGAPVHVGNPAELGIGDLGRPDFGDPVQIPQGHIPVFWACGVTPQAAVMESRPALAIGHAPGHMLITDARDSDYLVP from the coding sequence ATGAAGGACCTACAGAATCTGGAGAATTTGGACGCCGGGGCAACCTCGCCCGCACACCGGGGAGCCCTCAGCCCGGCCGAGGCACGCGCGATGTTCCGTTCGGGCCTGGCCGTTCCGACCGCCGGCTGGTCACGTGGGTACGCCCAGGCGAACCTGATGATCGTGCCGCGCGAGCTCGCCTTCGACGTGCTGCTCTTCGCCCAGCGGAACCCCAAGCCGTGTCCAATCCTGGGAGTGCTCGACGCCGGTGAGGTCACCGGGCCGCTGCTGGCGGGCGGGGACATCCGCACCGACGTGCCGCGCTATACCGTCTACCTCGACGGACAAAAGGTTGCCGAGCCGACGGACATCAGCGAGTACTGGCGCGATGACCTCGTCACCTTCATCGTGGGCTGCTCATTCACCTTCGAATCGGCATTGCGCGAAGGTGGGATCTCCATCGCGCACATTGACCAGAATGTGAACGTGCCGATGTACAAGACCAATGTGCGCTGCGATCCGGCCGGGTCGATCTCGGGCCCGCTGGTGGTTTCCATGCGGCCGATCCCCGCTTCAAGGGTGGCCGATGCCGTGCGCATCACGTCCCGCTACCCGGCCGTACACGGAGCACCCGTCCACGTGGGAAATCCCGCGGAGCTGGGCATCGGCGACCTGGGCAGGCCCGACTTCGGCGACCCGGTACAGATTCCGCAGGGCCACATTCCGGTGTTCTGGGCATGCGGTGTCACTCCACAGGCAGCGGTGATGGAGTCCCGGCCGGCCCTGGCCATCGGACACGCCCCCGGGCACATGCTCATCACCGACGCGCGCGACAGCGACTATCTGGTTCCCTAG
- a CDS encoding PucR family transcriptional regulator, whose amino-acid sequence MVLTVADVLQLPVVKAGEPETLAGADRLGEAVRWVHVAELKELSGLLEGGELVLTTGLAFGDSPREAAIFLRGLEAAGAAGVVVEITAARHKAAQALREAARDVGLPVVLLGRKVRFVEVTEVVHRKLVATQLEQVEKARRVHEVFTQLSLESAGAEEIVARTAELLGAPVVLEDASHLVLAFDAAGLPTMEVLRDWEARSRLVHYREETVRSGGERWLQTPVGIRGHRWGRLVVPVLQENNDDDAESAMVLERAGQALSINRMAERDQLELAHQARAGLVHELRRPGSLAESEALARSAAMGLQPAPLYVPVVFRLDRIPGEEPIGTQRRERALLDLLHRVMATSRTTALAASLQAGSIALLLPVPAKQLADPMLERITGEAAESSGELGWTVGVGRGRPELLAAAAAGLDEAAQVAEAASTLSKGTKRFYRSGDVRLRGLLWLLHEDQRVQTFVESELGELLANDDDAGLDLLERYLESGGNKAQLARSGYLSRPTLYARLAKLETQLGVRLDDAESRTSLHVAVLLHKLLNR is encoded by the coding sequence ATGGTGCTAACGGTTGCCGACGTCCTGCAGTTGCCCGTGGTTAAAGCCGGGGAACCGGAAACCCTTGCCGGCGCGGACAGGCTCGGCGAAGCAGTCCGCTGGGTCCACGTCGCCGAGCTGAAGGAGCTGTCCGGTCTGCTCGAAGGCGGCGAGCTGGTGCTGACCACCGGCCTGGCCTTCGGGGATTCCCCCCGCGAGGCGGCAATCTTCCTCCGCGGGCTCGAAGCCGCGGGGGCCGCCGGCGTCGTCGTCGAAATCACCGCCGCGCGGCACAAGGCGGCGCAGGCCCTGCGCGAAGCCGCCCGCGATGTCGGCCTGCCCGTGGTCCTGCTGGGCCGGAAGGTGCGGTTCGTTGAGGTGACCGAGGTGGTGCACCGCAAGCTGGTCGCCACGCAGTTGGAGCAGGTGGAAAAGGCCCGCCGCGTGCACGAGGTCTTCACCCAGCTCAGCCTCGAAAGCGCTGGCGCGGAGGAGATTGTCGCGCGCACCGCCGAGCTGCTGGGTGCGCCGGTGGTGCTTGAGGACGCTTCCCACCTGGTCCTGGCCTTCGACGCCGCTGGCCTGCCCACCATGGAGGTACTGCGCGATTGGGAAGCCCGCTCGCGGCTGGTGCACTACCGGGAGGAGACCGTCCGCTCCGGCGGCGAGCGCTGGCTCCAGACGCCGGTGGGGATCCGGGGGCACCGGTGGGGCCGCCTGGTGGTTCCCGTGCTGCAGGAAAATAACGACGACGACGCCGAGTCCGCCATGGTGCTCGAGCGTGCCGGCCAGGCGCTGTCCATCAACCGGATGGCGGAGCGCGACCAGCTGGAACTCGCCCACCAGGCGCGCGCCGGCCTGGTGCACGAACTCCGCCGGCCTGGCTCCCTGGCCGAATCGGAAGCCCTCGCCCGCAGCGCGGCCATGGGCCTGCAGCCGGCGCCGCTCTACGTACCGGTGGTCTTCCGGCTGGACCGGATTCCCGGCGAAGAACCCATCGGCACGCAACGGCGGGAACGGGCCTTGCTGGACCTGCTGCACCGGGTGATGGCGACCTCGCGCACCACCGCACTGGCGGCCAGCCTGCAGGCCGGATCCATCGCGCTGCTGCTGCCGGTGCCCGCGAAGCAACTGGCCGATCCGATGCTGGAGCGGATCACAGGCGAGGCCGCCGAGTCCTCCGGCGAACTGGGCTGGACCGTCGGCGTGGGCCGAGGCCGCCCCGAACTGCTGGCCGCTGCCGCCGCCGGGCTGGACGAAGCCGCGCAGGTCGCCGAGGCGGCCAGCACGCTCAGCAAGGGCACCAAACGCTTCTACCGCTCCGGCGACGTCCGGCTCCGCGGCCTGCTCTGGCTGCTGCACGAGGACCAGCGCGTGCAGACTTTCGTGGAGTCGGAACTGGGCGAACTCTTGGCGAACGACGACGACGCCGGGCTCGACCTGCTGGAACGGTACCTGGAAAGCGGCGGCAACAAGGCCCAGCTCGCCCGGAGCGGCTACCTCAGCAGGCCCACCCTCTACGCCCGCCTGGCCAAACTTGAAACCCAGCTCGGCGTCAGGCTGGACGACGCCGAATCGCGCACGTCCCTGCATGTCGCCGTGCTGCTGCACAAGCTGCTCAACCGGTGA
- a CDS encoding MerR family transcriptional regulator, with amino-acid sequence MQLKELSQDSGVSVASIKFYLREDLLKPGEPGTANRAEYTQEHLDRLELIRLLRQVVGLGLDKIKTLTAAIDNPEVDVLNLLGLTQATVLGLPADAVPDHRWTTELMSGGRWLDAPSPARNSLNELFGQMEEFGMAPDAPVLSTYAAAVDRVAALDIGHVEEQSTRNQMVRTVAVGTFLYSKLLLRMLALAQTSRAMQRFPEQGTAGPATN; translated from the coding sequence GTGCAGCTGAAAGAGTTGAGCCAGGACAGCGGTGTGTCGGTTGCCAGCATCAAGTTCTACCTGCGCGAAGATCTGCTCAAGCCCGGGGAACCTGGCACCGCCAACCGCGCCGAGTATACGCAGGAGCACCTCGACCGGCTGGAACTGATCCGGCTGCTCCGGCAGGTGGTGGGGCTCGGGCTGGACAAGATCAAAACGTTGACCGCCGCCATCGATAATCCCGAAGTGGACGTGCTCAACCTGCTCGGCCTGACGCAGGCGACGGTGCTGGGCCTGCCGGCCGATGCAGTTCCGGACCACCGCTGGACCACGGAGCTGATGTCCGGCGGACGGTGGCTGGACGCGCCCTCTCCCGCGCGGAACTCGCTGAATGAGCTGTTCGGCCAGATGGAGGAGTTCGGCATGGCCCCTGACGCCCCGGTGCTGTCCACCTACGCGGCGGCGGTCGATCGGGTAGCAGCCCTGGATATCGGCCATGTGGAGGAACAGTCCACGCGGAACCAGATGGTCCGGACGGTTGCGGTGGGGACCTTTCTCTACAGCAAGCTGCTGCTGCGGATGCTCGCCCTGGCCCAGACCTCGCGTGCGATGCAGCGGTTTCCGGAGCAGGGGACTGCCGGACCGGCAACGAACTAG
- a CDS encoding PadR family transcriptional regulator, producing MRIDKDLVAASATPLVLGILSEGDLYGYAIIKRVSELSGGGMQWTDGMLYPLLHRLERLGYVSSSWGMSEAGRRRKHYAITPTGRNALADRQEQWTVVADALRQVWQSAQQPPAVIEGWA from the coding sequence GTGCGCATCGACAAGGACCTGGTCGCCGCTTCGGCCACCCCGCTCGTGCTGGGGATTCTGTCGGAGGGCGACCTGTACGGCTACGCGATCATCAAGCGCGTGAGCGAGCTGTCCGGCGGCGGCATGCAGTGGACCGACGGGATGCTCTACCCGCTGCTGCACCGACTCGAGCGGCTCGGCTATGTGTCGTCGTCCTGGGGCATGTCCGAGGCCGGGCGCCGGCGCAAGCACTACGCGATCACCCCGACGGGCCGGAATGCCCTCGCCGACCGGCAGGAACAGTGGACCGTCGTGGCGGACGCGCTGCGGCAGGTCTGGCAGAGCGCGCAACAACCGCCCGCCGTGATCGAAGGGTGGGCATGA
- a CDS encoding DUF2306 domain-containing protein has product METWNWLIATHAIAAGYVLVLGPMNIFRRAKDRVHKAVGFTWIGAMYYLCISSFCIRTDGGFTWLHGLSAFTLLTVTLGLVSAIRGNIQAHRGNMIGSYLGTVIAFVFAILAPGRRIPLLFSEQPATLAFATLLVLATSVALFFTFRSLFRKAAVEEEAAVA; this is encoded by the coding sequence ATGGAAACCTGGAACTGGCTCATTGCCACCCATGCCATCGCGGCCGGCTACGTTCTGGTGCTCGGCCCGATGAACATCTTCCGCCGCGCCAAGGACAGAGTGCACAAAGCCGTCGGTTTCACCTGGATCGGGGCCATGTACTACCTGTGCATCAGCAGCTTCTGCATCCGGACCGACGGCGGCTTCACCTGGCTGCACGGCCTCTCCGCGTTCACGCTCCTGACCGTGACCCTCGGCCTGGTCAGCGCCATCCGCGGGAACATCCAGGCGCACCGGGGCAACATGATCGGCAGCTACCTCGGGACCGTGATCGCCTTCGTGTTCGCCATCCTTGCCCCGGGCCGGCGGATCCCCCTGCTGTTCTCCGAGCAGCCGGCCACCCTGGCCTTCGCTACCCTGCTGGTCCTGGCGACTTCGGTGGCACTGTTCTTCACCTTCCGGAGCCTGTTCCGAAAGGCAGCGGTGGAGGAAGAAGCGGCAGTCGCCTAG